ATTTAAGTCTAGATCGTATTCAAAATCTTTGCAAAAAATTAGGAAATCCTCAAGATAAAATAAAAGCAATTTCTATTGTTGGCACTAATGGAAAATATTCAACCATCCAAGCAATATTTGCGATTTTAAAGGAAGCAAATTTCAAATGCAATATCTACACTAGTCCTCATATCAAAAATATTAATGAAAGATTTGTTTTTAATAATGAAGAATTGAATAATGAAGATTTAGCAGATTTACTTGGAGAAATTGAAAATGCTAACAAAGGTGAATCAATTACTTTTTTTGAAATACTAACTGCAGCATATTTTTTAAGAGCATCACAATACCCCGATAATATTAATTTAATTGAAAGTGGATTATTTTTTAGATTTGATGCTACTAATATCTTAAAAAATAATCTTGCTAGCGTTGTAACATCTATTGGCCTTGATCATTTAGATTGGTTACCTGAAAATGAGCAAACTCTTGAAAAAATTATTTTTGAAAAAACATCAAGCCTTTTAAACTCAAATATTATAGTAGCAAAACAAAGCAATAAAAAAATCACGGATAATATTAAAAAAACAATATCAAATAATGAATCAAATAAAGTTTTTCATAATGAAAATTATAGTTTTACAATCCAAGAAAATGACTTCTTTTATTATGAAGATCAATTTGGTGGAATAAAATTACCTATGCCAAACGTTAAAGGTCAATTTCAATTAGAAAATGTTTCAACTGCTATTGCAACTCTGAGAACTTTAAAAGATTTAAATATTAAAGATGATCACATAAAAAAAGGTGTTTTAAAAATAAACAGTATTGCAAGACTACAAGAAATTAAGTCTGGAAAACTTAAAGCGCTTGTAAAAGATCACAAACTTTTTGTTGATGGATCTCATAATCCTTTGGGTGCAAAAGTT
Above is a genomic segment from Candidatus Pelagibacter sp. FZCC0015 containing:
- a CDS encoding bifunctional folylpolyglutamate synthase/dihydrofolate synthase — translated: MKIRKIVSRLQELHPKEIDLSLDRIQNLCKKLGNPQDKIKAISIVGTNGKYSTIQAIFAILKEANFKCNIYTSPHIKNINERFVFNNEELNNEDLADLLGEIENANKGESITFFEILTAAYFLRASQYPDNINLIESGLFFRFDATNILKNNLASVVTSIGLDHLDWLPENEQTLEKIIFEKTSSLLNSNIIVAKQSNKKITDNIKKTISNNESNKVFHNENYSFTIQENDFFYYEDQFGGIKLPMPNVKGQFQLENVSTAIATLRTLKDLNIKDDHIKKGVLKINSIARLQEIKSGKLKALVKDHKLFVDGSHNPLGAKVLNEYLESLDCNKHIILGMMANKDHNEYMSFFKDIASLTIIDIPNQPNSIKGKELKDKLNGFSNINYKESIEDALKSIPVKENDIILITGSLYLAGEVLNLN